A section of the Campylobacter porcelli genome encodes:
- a CDS encoding cytochrome-c peroxidase: MKRAIIIALSALTICNAQTEINQNQMITPIPDSIPYNKEKAMLGKQLYMDTTLSADGKVSCNTCHDTKTFGVDNQVFSTGINGVMDTPFNSPTTFNAAFNFVQFWNGRAKDLADQARAPFTNPQEMGLNDEAEVIKIIEQNPDYKAKFNKIYGEINMDNITDAIAEFEKTLITPNAPFDRYQKGDENAISEAAKRGWNAFKTNGCVACHQGQNIGGTMYQKIGIFKPYPNQENLGRYEITKVESDKMVFKVPSLRNVAKTAPYYHDGSIPTLDACVQFMAYYQLGKFLDQQTVEDIVAFLESLTGEYNEQF; this comes from the coding sequence ATGAAAAGAGCGATAATCATAGCTTTATCAGCCTTGACAATATGTAATGCTCAAACTGAGATAAATCAAAATCAGATGATTACGCCTATTCCTGATAGTATCCCATATAACAAAGAAAAAGCAATGCTAGGAAAGCAGCTATATATGGATACTACACTATCAGCAGATGGGAAAGTTTCGTGTAATACCTGCCACGATACAAAGACCTTTGGTGTGGATAATCAAGTATTTTCAACTGGTATAAATGGAGTTATGGATACTCCTTTTAACTCGCCAACTACATTCAATGCGGCATTTAATTTCGTTCAATTTTGGAATGGCAGAGCTAAAGATTTAGCTGATCAAGCTAGAGCGCCTTTTACTAATCCGCAAGAGATGGGACTAAATGATGAAGCTGAAGTTATAAAGATAATAGAGCAAAATCCTGATTATAAAGCTAAATTTAATAAAATTTATGGTGAAATAAATATGGATAATATCACCGATGCTATAGCTGAGTTTGAAAAGACATTAATCACCCCAAATGCTCCATTTGATAGATACCAAAAAGGTGATGAAAATGCCATTAGTGAAGCAGCAAAAAGAGGCTGGAATGCCTTTAAAACTAATGGTTGCGTAGCTTGTCATCAAGGTCAAAATATCGGTGGGACAATGTATCAAAAGATCGGAATTTTCAAGCCATATCCAAATCAAGAGAATTTGGGTCGCTATGAAATTACAAAGGTAGAATCTGATAAAATGGTCTTTAAAGTTCCAAGTCTAAGAAATGTAGCCAAAACAGCCCCATACTATCACGATGGTAGCATTCCTACACTTGATGCGTGCGTGCAATTTATGGCTTATTATCAATTAGGCAAATTCCTAGATCAGCAAACAGTAGAAGATATAGTCGCATTTTTAGAGAGTTTAACAGGGGAATATAATGAACAATTCTAG